Proteins from one Nicotiana tabacum cultivar K326 chromosome 23, ASM71507v2, whole genome shotgun sequence genomic window:
- the LOC107766002 gene encoding DNA oxidative demethylase ALKBH2 isoform X1, with product MAMVTKLNPKAETVESGDRHGRKSENEVEQNVAVAATSDSKTKRVVVELGNGSQVIYMPKFLAYDQSWDYLEYLNKNIPWKRPTIRVFGRSCVQPRDSCYVASEGLPQLVYSGYQPHAYSWDEFPPLKDILDAVHKALPGSHFNSLLLNRYKGGDDYVGWHADDEKLYGPTPEIASLSFGCEREFLLKKRPDKTPGGKITSGEPPKKRPKKNGSPDQHSFVLKHGSLLVMRDYTQRDWLHSVPKRVKADSCTQQQKEGGFEFV from the exons ATGGCGATGGTGACGAAACTGAACCCGAAGGCCGAGACCGTCGAGTCCGGCGACCGCCACGGCCGTAAGTCTGAGAATGAGGTGGAGCAGAATGTAGCTGTCGCAGCAACAAGCGATTCAAAAACAAAGAGAGTAGTTGTGGAATTAGGAAATGGAAGCCAAGTAATCTACATGCCTAAGTTTTTAGCATACGACCAATCATGGGATTATTTAgaatatttaaacaaaaatatACCCTGGAAACGTCCCACTATTCGCGTCTTCGGTCGATCCTGTGTTCAG CCTAGAGACAGTTGTTATGTGGCAAGTGAAGGATTACCACAGCTAGTTTATAGTGGATACCAGCCTCATGCATATTCTTGGGATGAATTTCCTCCACTTAAGGACATTCTGGATGCT GTCCATAAAGCTCTTCCAGGAAGTCATTTCAACAGCTTACTATTGAATAGGTATAAGGGAGGCGATGACTATGTGGGTTGGCATGCTGATGATGAGAAACTTTATGGACCAACTCCAGAAATTGCTTCTCTTTCTTTTGGATGTGAACGTGAATTCTTGTTGAAGAAGAGACCTGACAAAACACCCGGAG GTAAAATAACGAGTGGTGAACCGCCCAAAAAGCGACCGAAGAAGAATGGCTCTCCAGACCAACACTCATTTGTCCTAAAACATGGCTCGTTGCTGGTAATGAGAGACTACACTCAGCGGGATTGGCTTCATTCAGTGCCTAAGCGCGTGAAAGCAGATTCT TGCACTCAGCAACAAAAGGAAGGTGGTTTTGAGTTTGTGTGA
- the LOC107766000 gene encoding protein C2-DOMAIN ABA-RELATED 11-like has product MGDKLGQIKVTVVQGKRLVIRDFRTSDPYVILKLGNQTAKTKVINCCLNPVWNEEFCFSIFEPAEVLELEVFDKDRFKADDKMGNAQLSLQPLVAAARLRKILGVASEGTTLRKVIPERDNCLAVDSSINWVNGEVVQHVWLRLCEVESGEIELKIKLIDFSCASPSK; this is encoded by the exons ATGGGAGACAAATTAGGACAGATAAAAGTGACTGTTGTACAAGGGAAACGTTTGGTGATTCGGGACTTCAGGACCAGCGATCCTTATGTCATTCTCAAGCTCGGCAATCAG ACTGCCAAAACCAAAGTCATAAATTGCTGCCTTAATCCTGTTTGGAATGAAGAATTTTGTTTCTCTATCTTCGAACCAGCTGAGGTTCTCGAATTG GAAGTATTCGACAAAGACCGTTTCAAGGCAGATGACAAGATGGGAAATGCTCAACTCAGCCTTCAACCTTTGGTTGCAGCTGCTAGATTAAGAAAGATTCTCGGGGTTGCTTCCGAGGGGACAACGTTAAGGAAGGTCATCCCGGAGAGAGATAATTGTCTAGCAGTTGATAGCAGCATTAATTGGGTGAATGGTGAAGTTGTGCAACACGTTTGGTTGAGGCTTTGTGAGGTGGAGTCTGGGGAGATAGAGTTGAAGATCAAATTGATCGATTTTTCGTGTGCTTCTCCCTCCAAGTAG
- the LOC107766002 gene encoding DNA oxidative demethylase ALKBH2 isoform X2 → MAMVTKLNPKAETVESGDRHGRKSENEVEQNVAVAATSDSKTKRVVVELGNGSQVIYMPKFLAYDQSWDYLEYLNKNIPWKRPTIRVFGRSCVQPRDSCYVASEGLPQLVYSGYQPHAYSWDEFPPLKDILDAVHKALPGSHFNSLLLNRYKGGDDYVGWHADDEKLYGPTPEIASLSFGCEREFLLKKRPDKTPGGKITSGEPPKKRPKKNGSPDQHSFVLKHGSLLVMRDYTQRDWLHSVPKRVKADSVRINLTFRLVL, encoded by the exons ATGGCGATGGTGACGAAACTGAACCCGAAGGCCGAGACCGTCGAGTCCGGCGACCGCCACGGCCGTAAGTCTGAGAATGAGGTGGAGCAGAATGTAGCTGTCGCAGCAACAAGCGATTCAAAAACAAAGAGAGTAGTTGTGGAATTAGGAAATGGAAGCCAAGTAATCTACATGCCTAAGTTTTTAGCATACGACCAATCATGGGATTATTTAgaatatttaaacaaaaatatACCCTGGAAACGTCCCACTATTCGCGTCTTCGGTCGATCCTGTGTTCAG CCTAGAGACAGTTGTTATGTGGCAAGTGAAGGATTACCACAGCTAGTTTATAGTGGATACCAGCCTCATGCATATTCTTGGGATGAATTTCCTCCACTTAAGGACATTCTGGATGCT GTCCATAAAGCTCTTCCAGGAAGTCATTTCAACAGCTTACTATTGAATAGGTATAAGGGAGGCGATGACTATGTGGGTTGGCATGCTGATGATGAGAAACTTTATGGACCAACTCCAGAAATTGCTTCTCTTTCTTTTGGATGTGAACGTGAATTCTTGTTGAAGAAGAGACCTGACAAAACACCCGGAG GTAAAATAACGAGTGGTGAACCGCCCAAAAAGCGACCGAAGAAGAATGGCTCTCCAGACCAACACTCATTTGTCCTAAAACATGGCTCGTTGCTGGTAATGAGAGACTACACTCAGCGGGATTGGCTTCATTCAGTGCCTAAGCGCGTGAAAGCAGATTCTGTACGGATTAATCTCACCTTCAGGCTTGTTCTTTGA
- the LOC107766004 gene encoding nuclear transcription factor Y subunit B-9-like, protein MDVGGSNGGGFHGYRRFHKQLPLSYARILKCSLSFQDVKVTDQMGMNLSAQLNQVIPTVVNNDNNNIHNVATEDSECTIREQDRFMPIANVIRIMRKILPPHAKISDDAKETIQECVSEFISFITGEANDRCQREQRKTITAEDVLWAMSKLGFDGYIEPLTMYLHRYREYDGGERGFLRGEPLLMKPQARVDPAASTSIVMAPYPVPHNFAMAHHHHHGYFAFAPMSNGYMQNHDNNGSTSQAAAVNGEVNVESYDEHME, encoded by the coding sequence TCTTATGCAAGAATTCTCAAATGTTCCCTTTCTTTTCAAGATGTCAAAGTTACTGATCAGATGGGCATGAATTTGTCAGCCCAACTCAACCAAGTCATTCCTACGGTCGtaaacaacgacaacaacaacatccacaatgtagccacaGAAGACTCCGAATGCACTATTCGCGAGCAAGACCGTTTCATGCCAATAGCAAACGTGATCCGAATCATGCGCAAAATCCTCCCTCCACACGCCAAGATCTCAGACGATGCGAAAGAAACCATCCAAGAATGCGTGTCCGAGTTCATCAGCTTCATCACTGGCGAAGCCAACGACCGTTGCCAGCGCGAGCAGCGCAAGACTATCACGGCCGAGGATGTCCTCTGGGCCATGAGCAAACTCGGGTTCGATGGCTACATCGAACCCCTGACTATGTACTTGCATCGTTATCGTGAGTATGATGGTGGTGAGCGCGGTTTCCTTAGAGGGGAACCTTTGCTGATGAAGCCACAGGCCAGGGTTGATCCCGCGGCTTCAACTAGCATTGTTATGGCACCGTATCCGGTGCCACATAATTTCGCaatggctcatcatcatcaccatggATATTTTGCTTTTGCACCCATGAGTAATGGGTACATGCAAAATCATGATAATAATGGGAGCACTTCTCAGGCTGCAGCAGTTAATGGTGAGGTAAATGTTGAATCTTATGATGAGCATATGGAGTAA